In one window of Posidoniimonas corsicana DNA:
- a CDS encoding S49 family peptidase — protein MHQAHARRVLLLAAAVTMCGCSMRQPIKVCMQGDLDAAASMKLDNNVQQVCARTLPGEPCGGPRVALIDIDGLLVNRNLTGFSSMGENPVALLREKLQKAERDPCVAAVVLRVNSPGGGVTACDIMRYELTNFRQRSGKPVVACLMDVGAGGAYYIATAADAIVAHPTTITGGVGVILNLYDLQDFMQQQNVVENVIRSGDKIDMGTPIRTMEPAEAEILEGIAREFHDRFKTAVRDSRPAVASAAPRPEVVPLPDASPSDDARDTDANVLDGRVFTGVEAVRLGMVDELGYLEDAIRLAEGAAGVINAKTIVYRRDNDRALTPYDITPNIPGQSLIPLSLPGVDRALLPTFLYLWQPEPAYEKTSGP, from the coding sequence ATGCACCAAGCCCACGCCCGTAGAGTCCTGCTGTTGGCCGCTGCCGTGACGATGTGCGGCTGCTCGATGCGCCAGCCCATCAAGGTCTGCATGCAGGGCGACCTGGACGCCGCGGCCTCCATGAAGCTGGACAACAACGTGCAGCAGGTCTGCGCCCGCACGCTGCCGGGCGAGCCGTGCGGCGGCCCCCGCGTGGCGCTGATCGACATCGACGGGCTGCTGGTCAACCGCAACCTGACGGGGTTCTCCTCGATGGGCGAGAACCCGGTGGCGCTGCTGCGTGAGAAGCTGCAGAAGGCCGAGCGCGACCCGTGCGTCGCGGCGGTGGTGCTGCGGGTCAACTCGCCCGGCGGCGGCGTCACGGCCTGCGACATCATGCGGTACGAGCTGACCAACTTCCGCCAGCGTTCGGGCAAGCCGGTGGTGGCCTGCCTGATGGATGTCGGCGCCGGCGGCGCGTACTACATCGCCACCGCGGCCGACGCGATCGTGGCCCACCCCACCACCATCACCGGCGGCGTCGGCGTGATCCTCAACCTGTATGACCTGCAGGACTTCATGCAGCAGCAGAACGTGGTGGAGAACGTCATCCGCAGCGGCGACAAGATCGACATGGGCACGCCGATCCGCACCATGGAGCCCGCCGAAGCCGAGATCCTCGAGGGCATCGCCCGCGAGTTCCACGACCGCTTCAAGACCGCCGTGCGTGATAGCAGGCCGGCGGTCGCGTCCGCGGCGCCGCGGCCCGAGGTGGTCCCGCTGCCCGACGCCTCGCCGAGCGACGACGCACGCGACACGGACGCCAACGTGCTGGACGGGCGGGTGTTCACGGGCGTCGAAGCGGTCCGCCTGGGCATGGTGGATGAGCTGGGATACCTGGAGGACGCGATCCGGTTGGCCGAAGGCGCCGCCGGCGTGATCAACGCCAAGACGATCGTCTACCGCCGCGACAACGACCGCGCGCTCACCCCCTACGACATCACGCCCAACATCCCCGGCCAGAGCCTGATCCCGCTGAGCCTGCCCGGCGTCGACCGCGCCCTGCTGCCCACGTTCCTCTACCTGTGGCAGCCCGAGCCGGCCTACGAGAAGACCAGCGGGCCGTAG
- a CDS encoding site-2 protease family protein — protein MDACLMLADTSFVDLVLGILKVGAALGFVIFVHELGHFAVAKMCGVQCDKFFVGFDIGGYKLSRKWGETEYGIGILPLGGYVRMLGQNDDPSKIAEQLKESEAAAQDIDESQTKEITGPGGEKYRVDRRSYMAKSVPQRMAIISAGVIMNIIFGFIFAVIAFSIGADYIPCVVGGVSPASPAYMANLEPGDEFLKLNDRQEPSFGHLRQDVMLGDRDQGVTCVVKKAATGDEVELQLKPAVVKGVGMQIGISPSATNTLFADDPVAKGSTAAAAEGFQGGDKIVEINGAPVETYRDLKVQLFANLGKPLDVMVERPSESAGSDAPVTEVVTVQPAKIRRLGVQVTMGDVTAVQPGSPADDAGIEPGDRITSINGRPVGPAEPGEASWDPSTLPNRLPQEEGELELVLQRGDQTINATITQSEGRWFESPNGPGAPFALSTVGLTYQVSTEVAATVEGATGAEPLRVGDIITSIVVAPPKGGESDLESTTINFSEDSPNWPFFFTLMQAAPLDSEIVLTVKRNDKPVELKQTLSEQDGVFYPNPGLNLKTLVLTRPAESFGQALSLASDRVWSDMTSVFRVLGKIGSDQVPVKNVSGPLGILSVAYKSAEAGWSQLLLFLVLLSVNLAVLNFLPIPVLDGGHMVFLAWEGLTGKPANERVVVALHTVGFLMLIGLMVFAFSNDIRNMFGGQSF, from the coding sequence CAGTGCGACAAGTTCTTTGTCGGCTTCGACATCGGCGGCTACAAGCTGAGCCGCAAGTGGGGCGAAACCGAATACGGCATCGGCATCCTGCCGCTGGGCGGCTACGTGCGGATGCTCGGCCAGAACGACGACCCGTCCAAGATCGCCGAGCAGCTCAAGGAGTCCGAGGCCGCTGCGCAGGACATCGACGAGTCGCAGACCAAGGAGATCACCGGCCCCGGTGGCGAGAAGTACCGCGTCGACCGTCGCAGCTACATGGCCAAGAGCGTGCCGCAGCGGATGGCGATCATCTCCGCGGGCGTGATCATGAACATCATCTTCGGCTTCATCTTCGCGGTGATCGCGTTCAGCATCGGCGCGGACTACATCCCGTGCGTGGTGGGCGGCGTGTCGCCCGCGTCGCCGGCCTACATGGCCAACCTGGAGCCCGGCGACGAGTTCCTCAAGCTCAACGACCGCCAGGAGCCCAGCTTCGGCCACCTGCGGCAGGACGTGATGCTCGGCGACCGCGACCAGGGCGTCACGTGCGTGGTGAAGAAGGCCGCCACCGGCGACGAAGTCGAGCTGCAGCTCAAGCCCGCCGTGGTGAAGGGCGTGGGAATGCAGATCGGCATCAGCCCGTCGGCCACCAACACGCTGTTCGCCGACGACCCGGTCGCCAAGGGCTCGACCGCCGCCGCCGCCGAGGGCTTCCAGGGCGGCGACAAGATTGTCGAGATCAACGGCGCTCCGGTCGAGACCTACCGCGACCTCAAGGTCCAGCTCTTCGCCAACCTGGGCAAGCCGCTGGACGTGATGGTCGAGCGTCCCTCGGAGTCGGCCGGCAGCGACGCGCCGGTCACCGAGGTGGTGACCGTGCAGCCGGCCAAGATCCGCCGCCTGGGCGTGCAGGTCACCATGGGCGACGTGACCGCCGTGCAGCCGGGCTCGCCGGCCGACGACGCGGGCATCGAGCCGGGCGACCGGATCACGTCGATCAACGGGCGCCCGGTGGGCCCCGCCGAGCCGGGCGAGGCGAGCTGGGACCCCTCGACGCTGCCGAACCGGCTGCCGCAGGAGGAGGGCGAGCTGGAGTTGGTGCTGCAGCGCGGCGACCAGACCATCAACGCCACGATCACCCAAAGCGAGGGGCGGTGGTTCGAGTCGCCCAACGGGCCGGGCGCGCCGTTCGCGCTGTCGACCGTGGGCCTGACGTACCAGGTGTCGACCGAGGTGGCCGCCACCGTCGAGGGCGCGACCGGCGCCGAGCCGCTCCGCGTCGGCGACATCATTACCTCGATCGTGGTCGCCCCGCCTAAGGGCGGCGAGTCCGACCTCGAGAGCACCACCATCAACTTCAGTGAAGACAGCCCCAACTGGCCGTTCTTCTTCACGCTGATGCAGGCCGCGCCGCTCGACTCGGAGATCGTGCTGACCGTCAAGCGGAACGACAAGCCAGTCGAGCTGAAGCAGACCCTCTCCGAGCAGGACGGCGTCTTCTACCCCAACCCGGGGCTCAACCTCAAGACGCTGGTGCTCACCCGACCCGCCGAGAGCTTTGGGCAGGCGCTGTCGCTGGCCAGCGACCGGGTCTGGTCGGACATGACGTCGGTGTTTCGGGTGCTGGGCAAGATCGGCTCCGACCAGGTGCCGGTGAAGAACGTCAGCGGGCCGCTGGGCATCCTCAGCGTCGCGTACAAGTCCGCCGAGGCGGGCTGGTCGCAGCTGCTGCTGTTCCTGGTGCTGCTGAGCGTCAACCTGGCCGTGCTGAACTTCCTGCCGATCCCGGTGCTCGACGGCGGGCACATGGTGTTCCTGGCGTGGGAAGGACTCACCGGCAAGCCCGCCAACGAGCGGGTGGTGGTCGCGCTGCACACGGTCGGCTTCCTGATGCTGATCGGGCTGATGGTGTTCGCCTTCAGCAACGACATCCGCAACATGTTCGGCGGGCAGTCGTTCTAG